Part of the Aquabacterium sp. NJ1 genome, TCGCATGCTGGTCTCGTGTTGTGTGTTGTTGATCGTTTGTCGTTGAATTGTTGCATCCGACGTGCCGGAGCGACCTCCCTCAAGTCGGTGTAGATTGGGGCGATTTCCTGAGCGAACCCATCAGCAGAGAGCCCCGATGCCGCCCTCCAAGCGCCCGATCGACCTGAACACCTATGCCCGCGCGGACATCCTGCGCGCCTTCAACAGCCGCTTGCTGCCGCAGTTCAGCACCACGTGTGAGGTGGAGGTGACCGGCATCAAGCGGCAGGCCGAGGCCGCGGGCGTGTCGTTTTTCGTGGCCTTGAGCCATGCGGTGTCCAGTGCGGTCAATGCGGTGCCCGAGTTGCGCCACCGCATGATCGATGGCGTGCTCTACGAGTTCGAGCGTGTGGACCCGGGCTACACCGTGGCGCGCGAGGGCGACCTGTTCAGCTTCTGCGACGGCGAGCACACCTCCGACTTCGGCCGCTATTGCGAAGAGACGCAGCGCCGCATGGACGCCGTCAAGCGGCAGCCCGATCTGAGCGTGGGCGAGAAGCACCACATGTTCTTCATCACCAGCATCCCCTGGTTCAGCTTCACGGCGTTCACGCACCCGTATGACCCGGTCTACGGCTACATCCCGGTGATCACGCTGGGGCAGTACACCGAGCGGGCCGGCGCCGTGGTGATGCCCGTGGCCGTGCAGGTGCACCATGGCGTGGTCGATGGCCTGCACGTGGGCCGCTTCTATGCAAAATTGAATGAGCTGAGCCGCCAGGCGGCGTCATGGCTCAAGCTGGGGCCTGATCGGGCTTGATCGTTTCACCGAGCTGGGCTTGGGCATCGGCCAGGTCATCAGGCCGCCATGGCGTGGACTTGGCCAGCGCCATCCAGACAGGAAAGGGCAAGGGGCGGTGGACGTGTCGGGCGGGCCGCACTTGCTCAAGCTGCCCGGTGTCGATGTCGCCATGCACCACCCAGATGCCGAAGGCTTCGGGGATCTCGTTGGGCTTGGCGATGCCGGCCGGGAACACGTAATAGCAGGCGCCACCCAGCCACTGATAGGCCTCGCGCTTGGCCGCATGGCGCAGGTCGGACAGCAAGTCAGCGCGGCTGACCTTGATCTCGTGCACGACGGGCTGAAGGTAGGCCTCGACCGAGGTATGGCGCACCGAGAACACATCGGGGCGGGCCATGCGCCAGCTGCCTGTGGATTCAGGCGCCGGGGTGGTGGCTGCGGCTTCCAACGGCCACAAGCCCGGATCAGGCAGGGCTTCTGAGGCCACCCATGCGGGATCGGCGGCGGCTTGTTCGGGCGCCTGAACATGGGCTTGAACGTGGGCCTGAACATGGGCTCGCAAGGCCAGCTCCAGCCAGACCAGCCGGCCCGCATCGACCAGTTGCCGCGCCACGCGCTGCGCCAGCCGTTCGTGCCGGCTCATCGCGCGCAGATTGCGCTGCCGACTGGCGGCCAGTGCTTCGAAGCCCGAAGGACTCAGGCGCAAGGTGTCACGGCCGGCTT contains:
- a CDS encoding chloramphenicol acetyltransferase, yielding MPPSKRPIDLNTYARADILRAFNSRLLPQFSTTCEVEVTGIKRQAEAAGVSFFVALSHAVSSAVNAVPELRHRMIDGVLYEFERVDPGYTVAREGDLFSFCDGEHTSDFGRYCEETQRRMDAVKRQPDLSVGEKHHMFFITSIPWFSFTAFTHPYDPVYGYIPVITLGQYTERAGAVVMPVAVQVHHGVVDGLHVGRFYAKLNELSRQAASWLKLGPDRA